A part of Bacillus rossius redtenbacheri isolate Brsri chromosome 1, Brsri_v3, whole genome shotgun sequence genomic DNA contains:
- the LOC134538323 gene encoding uncharacterized protein LOC134538323: MVTWAAWAATLLLLAAAYDPEDPQLPALLPAAGTFEAFYPREAEDGPVGAARAPHSHGSFYSPRRPGLVDVRNAPAFGYLFGGGRRFNYD; the protein is encoded by the coding sequence GCGGCGTGGGCCGCGACGCTGCTGCTCCTGGCGGCGGCCTACGACCCCGAGGACCCGCAGCTGCCGGCGCTGCTGCCCGCGGCGGGCACCTTCGAGGCCTTCTACCCGCGCGAGGCGGAGGACGGGCCCGTGGGAGCGGCGCGCGCCCCGCACTCGCACGGCAGCTTCTACTCGCCGCGTCGCCCCGGCCTCGTGGACGTGCGCAACGCCCCCGCCTTCGGCTACCTGTTCGGCGGCGGCCGGCGCTTCAACTACGACTAG